From one Bos taurus isolate L1 Dominette 01449 registration number 42190680 breed Hereford chromosome 24, ARS-UCD2.0, whole genome shotgun sequence genomic stretch:
- the CBLN2 gene encoding cerebellin-2 isoform X1, with amino-acid sequence MPGPGRPAFLGTCCATRGGDSSAGGPEGGLQGGAPSAAGTAPRTSFQRSFTPRLGAWLLCPDRSAGDLLLRTTLALTIRAGDRGQRRLAPAPRIRVRPPALRAPPARMLAPGRGPRGPPLTMPGRRGALREPAGCGSGLGAALALLLLLLPAGCPVRAQNDTEPIVLEGKCLVVCDSSPSADGAVTSSLGISVRSGSAKVAFSATRSTNHEPSEMSNRTMTIYFDQVLVNIGNHFDLASSIFVAPRKGIYSFSFHVVKVYNRQTIQVSLMQNGYPVISAFAGDQDVTREAASNGVLLLMEREDKVHLKLERGNLMGGWKYSTFSGFLVFPL; translated from the exons ATGCCCGGGCCGGGGCGCCCGGCGTTTCTCGGGACCTGTTGTGCCACTCGGGGAGGGGATagcagtgcagggggcccagaggGTGGCCTCCAGGGAGGGGCCCCGAGCGCCGCCGGTACTGCTCCCCGCACCTCCTTCCAACGCAGCTTCACCCCCCGTCTCGGGGCTTGGCTTCTCTGCCCTGACAGGTCCGCTGGCGATCTCCTTCTAAGGACCACCCTGGCCTTGACCATCAGAGCGGGGGACCGAGGCCAGAGGAGGCTCGCCCCGGCCCCGCGCATTCGCGTGCGCCCTCCTGCTCTCCGCGCGCCTCCAGCCCGGATGCTGGCGCCCGGCCGGGGCCCCCGGGGGCCACCGCTGACCATGCCCGGGCGCCGGGGGGCGCTGCGCGAGCCGGCCGGCTGCGGCTCGGGCCTGGGGGCGGcgctggccctgctgctgctgctgctgcccgcCGGCTGCCCGGTGCGGGCGCAGAACGACACGGAGCCCATCGTGCTGGAGGGCAAGTGCCTGGTGGTGTGCGACTCCAGCCCGTCTGCGGACGGCGCCGTCACCTCCTCGCTGGGCATCTCGGTGCGCTCCGGCAGCGCCAAGGTGGCCTTCTCCGCCACGCGGAGCACTAACCACGAGCCGTCCGAGATGAGCAACCGCACCATGACGATCTACTTCGACCAG GTCTTAGTAAATATTGGCAACCATTTTGATCTCGCCTCCAGTATATTTGTAGCCCCAAGAAAAGGGATATATAGCTTCAGCTTTCACGTGGTCAAAGTGTACAACAGACAGACCATCCAG GTCAGTCTAATGCAGAACGGCTACCCGGTGATCTCGGCGTTCGCCGGAGACCAGGACGTCACCAGAGAAGCTGCCAGCAATGGCGTCCTGCTGCTGATGGAGAGAGAGGATAAAGTCCATCTCAAACTGGAGAGGGGCAACCTCATGGGGGGCTGGAAGTACTCCACGTTCTCGGGCTTCTTGGTTTTCCCGCTATAA
- the CBLN2 gene encoding cerebellin-2 precursor, with protein sequence MLAPGRGPRGPPLTMPGRRGALREPAGCGSGLGAALALLLLLLPAGCPVRAQNDTEPIVLEGKCLVVCDSSPSADGAVTSSLGISVRSGSAKVAFSATRSTNHEPSEMSNRTMTIYFDQVLVNIGNHFDLASSIFVAPRKGIYSFSFHVVKVYNRQTIQVSLMQNGYPVISAFAGDQDVTREAASNGVLLLMEREDKVHLKLERGNLMGGWKYSTFSGFLVFPL encoded by the exons ATGCTGGCGCCCGGCCGGGGCCCCCGGGGGCCACCGCTGACCATGCCCGGGCGCCGGGGGGCGCTGCGCGAGCCGGCCGGCTGCGGCTCGGGCCTGGGGGCGGcgctggccctgctgctgctgctgctgcccgcCGGCTGCCCGGTGCGGGCGCAGAACGACACGGAGCCCATCGTGCTGGAGGGCAAGTGCCTGGTGGTGTGCGACTCCAGCCCGTCTGCGGACGGCGCCGTCACCTCCTCGCTGGGCATCTCGGTGCGCTCCGGCAGCGCCAAGGTGGCCTTCTCCGCCACGCGGAGCACTAACCACGAGCCGTCCGAGATGAGCAACCGCACCATGACGATCTACTTCGACCAG GTCTTAGTAAATATTGGCAACCATTTTGATCTCGCCTCCAGTATATTTGTAGCCCCAAGAAAAGGGATATATAGCTTCAGCTTTCACGTGGTCAAAGTGTACAACAGACAGACCATCCAG GTCAGTCTAATGCAGAACGGCTACCCGGTGATCTCGGCGTTCGCCGGAGACCAGGACGTCACCAGAGAAGCTGCCAGCAATGGCGTCCTGCTGCTGATGGAGAGAGAGGATAAAGTCCATCTCAAACTGGAGAGGGGCAACCTCATGGGGGGCTGGAAGTACTCCACGTTCTCGGGCTTCTTGGTTTTCCCGCTATAA